From one Gracilibacillus salinarum genomic stretch:
- a CDS encoding DUF4025 domain-containing protein has product MMVHNKKAKVGEKNYQPDDYQQSDERSKGLATTHEQATDTLKEGYNEETGAEES; this is encoded by the coding sequence ATGATGGTTCACAATAAAAAAGCGAAAGTCGGCGAAAAAAATTATCAGCCCGACGATTATCAGCAATCAGACGAACGTAGTAAAGGTCTAGCAACAACACATGAACAAGCAACAGACACATTAAAAGAAGGTTACAATGAAGAAACTGGGGCGGAAGAGTCGTAA
- a CDS encoding ABC transporter substrate-binding protein produces MKKVGKKIIFILLLLLCGCSNADFTSFQSSPLAPELLIQEEVQGEQQRLEVWTNTNIFSESLPGFLESHQGVEVTIKVFDKDELLDKYRRSLIAGESPDVFVIPDNFLGEFSDITGFENLLNEPYYDEDFFAERPSSLLKRYQDEKKQTMFAMPLLFFPYVTFYRADILREYGYPTDPYQLAIFLKERSNWMEMAQELAQDGRYILESEHKLIEMLLRTNYFLDDQYHYLAAEPPFSTAFVAASSAAGFELSPYLNIWDSNGQTALKANQLVMFQAASYTLENLKEWVPDQAGKWGMTSLPFDVAGIDNNASMSIAISETSKQKELAWAFIQKMSDDMLHMYKNVEHDSYLLNQDLEQLYWMVLHKELPGKPHSLDQQIFFYWNAALKNFNDGKAITYETIDQVNQQILNAIKYDQRALHNYLTNTE; encoded by the coding sequence TTGAAAAAAGTTGGCAAAAAGATAATATTTATCTTGTTATTGCTACTGTGCGGGTGTAGTAATGCGGATTTCACTTCTTTTCAATCGTCTCCATTAGCGCCAGAACTTCTAATACAAGAAGAAGTTCAGGGAGAACAACAGCGACTGGAAGTGTGGACTAATACCAATATATTCAGCGAGTCATTACCTGGTTTTCTCGAGAGCCATCAAGGGGTAGAAGTGACAATTAAAGTGTTTGATAAGGACGAATTGCTGGACAAGTACAGAAGAAGTTTAATTGCGGGTGAATCACCGGATGTATTCGTCATCCCAGACAATTTCCTAGGTGAGTTCTCTGATATTACTGGCTTTGAGAACTTGCTTAATGAACCTTACTATGATGAAGATTTTTTTGCTGAGAGACCTTCTAGCTTATTAAAACGCTATCAGGATGAAAAAAAACAAACGATGTTCGCAATGCCGTTATTGTTCTTTCCATATGTAACGTTTTATCGAGCGGATATATTACGTGAGTATGGATATCCAACTGATCCTTATCAATTAGCAATCTTCCTAAAGGAACGCAGTAATTGGATGGAAATGGCACAGGAATTAGCCCAGGATGGACGTTACATTTTGGAATCTGAGCATAAGCTGATCGAGATGCTCTTAAGAACGAATTATTTTTTGGATGACCAATATCATTATTTAGCAGCGGAACCGCCTTTCTCTACCGCGTTTGTAGCAGCAAGTAGTGCAGCTGGTTTTGAGTTAAGTCCTTATTTAAATATATGGGATTCTAATGGTCAAACAGCACTCAAAGCAAATCAATTAGTGATGTTTCAGGCGGCGAGTTATACACTTGAAAACTTAAAAGAATGGGTTCCTGATCAGGCAGGTAAATGGGGGATGACCAGTTTGCCATTTGACGTGGCAGGAATTGATAATAATGCCAGCATGTCGATCGCTATTTCAGAAACAAGTAAACAAAAAGAGCTGGCATGGGCATTTATTCAAAAGATGTCAGACGATATGCTTCATATGTATAAGAATGTAGAGCATGATTCGTATCTTCTTAATCAAGACTTAGAACAATTATATTGGATGGTGTTACATAAAGAATTACCGGGTAAACCACATTCACTGGACCAGCAAATTTTCTTTTACTGGAATGCGGCGTTAAAAAATTTTAATGACGGCAAAGCTATAACATATGAAACAATTGATCAGGTTAACCAGCAAATTTTAAATGCGATTAAATATGATCAGCGTGCATTACATAACTATTTGACAAATACAGAATAG
- a CDS encoding diguanylate cyclase domain-containing protein: MRKINYKLVSLFIFIVALTVMAQYISIPLIFGVTLSFAPILYLASIRLFGVRFALLLVSVMSGITYFTGMDNGFVFYSIIEVLLIGSLYVTKRKDLFTWSFAYSLLIFLVYSLIVLFFSDLLPHSRVLTDFLVVQSVTEILFAALVADIICDYLPLIPKLKRYFGHQHRLYFGQVISHLLIFSAVLPLLIIILVNTKQMESDLYQLYQEEHQQLSEQIQYKIDEMDSGEIQSYQLDAVTEKARIKEVFDQFIGQSNKRIFILDQNNQLWVDANQLTVDTNIEYFTTGFVKEIHNDGFIWLPVRTPSIFDWSQGYYIGEMKFLNKSTFLVIPTNGKVLELTRDLIDYLLFALFVLFVALFFGMLVNRILSNSLTRLTQMTSDLPEKMQRQDNFYWRDTSIFEFSKLGLNIEKVANRLQSMFIEVRKKNDLLTARTDQLMESEAKLYQLAHFDTLTDLPNRHSFHTDLTECLDREVREERFAIIFIDLDKFKQVNDTLGHSGGDLLLQVFAKRLIEFQQTMPVIFYRLAGDEFVGIVELSRNEEVNQLCDELLTIIQQPLLVNRKEILLSASIGLSFYPDHGNTIDQLLHHADTLMYEEKKLHHNTLKTAKEADN, encoded by the coding sequence ATGCGCAAAATAAATTACAAGCTTGTTAGTTTATTTATTTTCATAGTAGCGTTGACCGTCATGGCGCAATATATTTCCATACCCCTGATCTTCGGTGTTACGTTAAGCTTCGCTCCTATCCTTTACTTAGCTTCTATTCGCCTGTTTGGCGTGAGATTTGCTCTTTTGTTAGTTAGCGTAATGAGCGGAATTACTTATTTTACAGGCATGGATAACGGCTTTGTTTTCTACAGTATCATAGAAGTATTGTTAATTGGTTCTTTATATGTAACAAAAAGAAAAGATTTATTTACCTGGAGTTTCGCCTATTCTTTATTGATATTCTTAGTGTATTCTCTAATCGTTTTATTTTTTTCTGATTTATTACCTCATTCCCGTGTGCTGACAGATTTCCTGGTTGTTCAATCGGTGACTGAAATATTATTTGCAGCACTTGTAGCGGATATAATTTGCGATTACCTACCATTAATACCAAAATTAAAAAGGTATTTTGGACATCAGCACCGCTTATACTTTGGTCAGGTTATATCGCATCTGTTAATCTTCTCTGCAGTTCTTCCATTACTGATCATCATCTTAGTCAATACAAAACAGATGGAGAGTGACTTATATCAACTATATCAGGAAGAACACCAACAGTTATCGGAGCAAATTCAATATAAGATTGATGAGATGGATTCCGGTGAGATTCAAAGTTATCAATTGGATGCGGTAACCGAAAAAGCAAGGATTAAGGAAGTATTTGATCAGTTTATAGGTCAATCTAATAAGCGGATTTTTATACTGGATCAGAATAATCAATTATGGGTTGATGCAAATCAACTGACAGTCGATACAAATATTGAATATTTTACAACGGGTTTTGTTAAAGAAATACATAATGATGGGTTCATTTGGCTGCCTGTCCGAACTCCATCCATTTTTGACTGGTCGCAAGGTTATTATATAGGGGAAATGAAGTTCTTAAATAAAAGTACGTTTCTTGTTATTCCGACTAACGGTAAAGTATTGGAATTAACACGTGACTTAATTGATTATTTATTGTTTGCACTGTTCGTTTTGTTCGTGGCTTTGTTTTTTGGCATGCTTGTCAATAGAATTTTATCCAATTCCTTAACGCGTCTTACTCAGATGACAAGTGATCTTCCTGAGAAAATGCAGCGCCAGGATAATTTTTACTGGCGAGATACATCCATTTTTGAATTTTCAAAACTAGGGCTGAATATTGAAAAAGTAGCAAATCGTCTTCAGTCGATGTTTATTGAAGTAAGAAAGAAAAATGATCTATTAACTGCCCGGACTGATCAGCTAATGGAATCGGAAGCAAAGCTCTATCAATTAGCACATTTTGACACACTTACTGATTTACCCAATCGCCACTCTTTTCATACAGATTTAACTGAGTGCTTAGATCGTGAGGTGCGTGAGGAGCGATTTGCTATTATTTTTATAGATTTAGATAAATTTAAACAAGTGAATGATACACTCGGTCATAGTGGTGGTGATTTGCTTTTGCAAGTATTTGCAAAGAGATTAATAGAATTTCAACAGACAATGCCCGTTATTTTTTATCGTTTGGCGGGTGATGAATTCGTAGGTATTGTGGAATTATCGAGAAATGAAGAAGTTAATCAACTCTGTGATGAGTTACTGACAATTATTCAGCAGCCACTACTGGTTAATAGAAAGGAAATACTTCTCTCTGCGAGTATCGGACTCAGCTTTTACCCAGATCACGGAAATACGATTGATCAATTATTACACCATGCCGATACGTTAATGTATGAAGAGAAAAAACTTCATCATAATACATTGAAAACAGCTAAGGAGGCGGACAATTGA
- a CDS encoding rhodanese-like domain-containing protein → MNEIQPNQLAEKLKEGEKLHIVDVREDEEVAQGMIPGAKQIRLGEIPDRLDEFDQNQHYYMICRSGARSGRATEYLEANGIKATNMTGGMLAWEDEVE, encoded by the coding sequence ATGAACGAAATTCAACCAAATCAACTAGCTGAAAAATTAAAAGAAGGAGAAAAACTTCATATCGTAGATGTACGGGAGGATGAAGAAGTAGCACAAGGGATGATTCCGGGAGCCAAACAAATCCGCTTAGGAGAAATACCTGATCGCTTGGATGAATTTGATCAGAATCAACATTATTATATGATCTGCCGTTCAGGTGCAAGAAGTGGACGTGCCACAGAATATTTAGAAGCGAATGGCATTAAAGCAACAAACATGACAGGCGGCATGTTAGCCTGGGAAGACGAAGTTGAATAA
- a CDS encoding DsrE/DsrF/DrsH-like family protein yields MTEKKKTTIVLFSGDYDKAMAAYIIANGAAAYDHEVVIFHTFWGLNALRKDEHLHVKKGLLEKLLGWMMPKGADKMGLSKMNYLGMGPHMIKHVMKKHNALPVHELVDMAQAQGVKLIACTMTMDLLGLQKEELLEDIEYAGVAAYIGGSEDGNITLFI; encoded by the coding sequence ATGACTGAAAAAAAGAAAACTACAATTGTGTTATTCAGTGGAGATTATGATAAGGCTATGGCAGCCTATATCATTGCAAATGGGGCTGCTGCTTATGACCATGAGGTGGTGATTTTTCACACTTTTTGGGGGTTGAATGCGTTAAGGAAAGACGAACACCTTCATGTAAAAAAAGGTTTACTCGAAAAATTACTTGGCTGGATGATGCCCAAAGGGGCAGACAAAATGGGACTGTCAAAAATGAATTATCTAGGCATGGGTCCACACATGATTAAACATGTAATGAAGAAGCATAACGCTTTACCAGTCCACGAATTGGTAGACATGGCACAGGCACAAGGGGTAAAATTGATTGCATGCACCATGACCATGGATCTTCTTGGATTACAAAAAGAAGAATTACTAGAAGACATTGAATATGCAGGTGTTGCAGCATATATTGGTGGATCAGAAGATGGAAATATTACATTATTTATTTAA